A single Ziziphus jujuba cultivar Dongzao chromosome 11, ASM3175591v1 DNA region contains:
- the LOC107431536 gene encoding cysteine proteinase inhibitor 12, translated as MKVERMLLSVAIVVCWLYDSGVCREDPSIRMKLGGIHDCRGSHNTAEIQALARFAVQQHNSQKNALLEFARVVKAREQVVAGKIYDLTLEAMDAGQKKLYEAKVWVKPWMSFKQLQEFKYVHDVSSFTPSDPGLKQGWQAVPIHGTDVQDAAHHVVMTLQQKSNSLSSYKLLEILFAKAKVIEDYVKFELLLKVKRGIKEEKFRVEVNKNIEGKFYLSQMEQDSS; from the exons ATGAAGGTAGAACGTATGTTATTGAGCGTCGCGATTGTGGTTTGCTGGCTCTACGATTCAGGTGTTTGTAGAGAAGATCCATCCATAAGGATGAAACTCGGTGGAATCCATGACTGCAGGGGTTCTCACAACACCGCCGAAATCCAAGCCCTCGCTCGCTTCGCCGTCCAACAGCACAACAGCCAAAAG AATGCCCTTCTTGAGTTTGCGAGGGTGGTGAAGGCTAGAGAACAGGTTGTTGCTGGGAAGATTTACGATCTTACTCTCGAAGCCATGGATGCCGGTCAGAAGAAGCTATATGAAGCTAAAGTTTGGGTAAAGCCCTGGATGAGCTTCAAGCAGTTGCAGGAGTTCAAATATGTCCATGACGTCTCTTCTTTTACCCCTTCGGACCCCGGCCTTAAGCAAG GATGGCAAGCAGTGCCAATTCATGGTACTGATGTCCAAGATGCAGCGCATCATGTTGTTATGACTCTCCAGCAGAAGTCAAATTCTTTGTCATCGTACAAGCTTTTAGAGATCCTTTTCGCTAAGGCCAAG GTGATTGAAGATTATGTGAAGTTTGAGTTGCTGCTGAAAGTGAAGAGGGGTATCAAGGAAGAGAAGTTCAGAGTTGAAGTAAATAAGAACATAGAAGGAAAGTTCTATTTGAGTCAGATGGAACAGGATAGCTCCTAA
- the LOC107431518 gene encoding protein kinase and PP2C-like domain-containing protein → MGMGMEIEEPNTCIRGCCRSNSIPLHLPPSSYTLLSPVARGAESVVYEAILDGKKVAVKKPILSTSQDLDKFHKQLQLLCNLDHPGLAKLVAAHAKPPNYMYFFEFYDSPNLSEKLHVQEWSPGIDQVLAIAFHLAKALQYLHNLGILHRDVKPANILLDKDLHPHLTDFGLAEHKEDIRKVSIETWRSSGKPTGGFHKKNMVGTLIYMAPEILKKEVHTEKSDVYSFGVSINEVLTGVVPYTDLRAEAQAHTVLEMSYTEQQLTAAVVSDGLRPALADPKSDVPSTLLSLIQRCWDATSQNRPSFSDIIVELGLILEHRKRMKVPNLGIREPSTSLCDQPTDVNNFQAFQAGINWYTQGECFSKEASREVKSSLTSWLESSNDTLAYQPVLSWGSFATCGRRETMEDTHFLIPHVCNERDVHVFAIFDGHRGAAAAEFSARALPGFLQALGSLTSPADALSKAFIKTDIAFRTELESYRKSKRVMQKDWHPGCTAVASLIVRNKLFVANAGDCRTILCRAGDPVVLSKDHVASCLEERERILSAGGQVKWQVDTWRVGAAALQVTRSIGDDDLKPAVTAEPEITETILSAEDEFLVMASDGLWDVISNAEVVNIIRDTVKEPVMCSKRLATEAAERGSKDNITVIVIFLRPVSTAERIY, encoded by the exons ATGGGGATGGGCATGGAAATTGAGGAGCCAAACACGTGCATAAGGGGGTGTTGTAGAAGCAATTCAAttcctcttcatcttcctcCTTCCTCTTACACTCTTCTCTCCCCTGTTGCTCGTGGTGCGGAGAGTGTTGTCTATGAAGCCATCTTGGATGGGAAAAAAGTGGCTGTCAAGAAACCCATCTTGTCTACTTCTCAAGACCTTGATAAGTTTCACAAGCAGCTGCAATTGCTATG TAATCTAGATCATCCTGGACTAGCGAAACTGGTTGCAGCCCATGCAAAGCCACCCAACTACATGTATTTCTTTGAATTCTACGATTCTCCAAATCTTTCCGAGAAATTACACGTGCAAGAATGGAGCCCTGGTATCGACCAGGTTCTCGCTATAGCTTTCCATTTGG CCAAGGCTTTGCAGTATCTGCATAATCTTGGGATTTTGCACAGGGATGTGAAGCCAGCCAACATTCTT CTTGACAAAGATCTTCATCCGCACCTAACAGACTTTGGTCTGGCAGAACACAAGGAAGACATCAGAAAAGTTTCTATTGAAACCTGGAGGTCATCTGGAAAGCCTACTGGtggttttcataaaaaaaatatggttgGCACGTTGATTTACATGGCTCCTGAAATACTAAAGAAGGAAGTGCATACAGAAAAGTCAGATGTCTACAGTTTTGGTGTATCAATCAA TGAGGTTCTTACCGGTGTTGTTCCATATACCGATCTTCGTGCTGAAGCCCAG GCCCACACTGTGCTAGAGATGAGCTATACTGAGCAGCAACTTACAGCAGCTGTGGTGTCTGATGGATTGCGACCAGCCCTTGCTGATCCTAAGTCAGATGTGCCATCAACATTGTTGTCTCTGATACAAAGATGTTGGGATGCAACTTCTCAAAATAGACCCTCGTTCAGTGATATAATTGTGGAGCTTGGTTTGATTTTGGAACACAGAAAGAGGATGAAGGTCCCAAATTTGGGCATTCGTGAACCTTCTACTTCTCTTTGTGACCAGCCTACAGATGTCAACAACTTCCAAGCTTTTCAAGCGGGTATTAACTGGTATACTCAAGGAGAATGCTTCTCCAAGGAAGCCTCTCGTGAAGTCAAATCTAGTTTGACAAGTTGGCTTGAGTCATCTAATGATACATTGGCATACCAACCAGTATTATCTTGGGGATCCTTTGCTACATGCGGGAGAAGGGAGACCATGGAGGATACTCATTTTCTAATTCCCCATGTTTGCAATGAAAGAGATGTCCATGTTTTTGCTATATTTGATGGCCATAGAG GTGCAGCAGCTGCTGAGTTTTCAGCCCGTGCTTTGCCAGGATTTCTGCAAGCTTTAGGTTCTTTGACCAG TCCTGCTGATGCATTATCTAAAGCATTCATCAAGACTGATATTGCATTTAGAACTGAGCTAGAATCTTATCGTAAATCCAAGAGAGTGATGCAGAAAGATTGGCATCCTGGTTGCACTGCAGTTGCTTCTCTTATAGTTAGGAATAAGCTTTTTGTTGCTAATGCTGGTGATTGCAGAACAATCTTATGTAGGGCTGGTGACCCTGTTGTTCTAAGCAAG GATCATGTTGCCAGCTGTCTTGAGGAGAGAGAGCGGATTCTTAGTGCAGGGGGTCAAGTGAAATGGCAGGTTGATACATGGCGTGTCGGCGCTGCTGCTCTCCAG GTGACTCGTTCTATTGGTGATGATGATCTTAAGCCTGCTGTAACAGCGGAACCTGAGATAACGGAAACTATTTTATCTGCAGAGGATGAATTTTTG GTAATGGCCAGTGATGGGTTATGGGATGTCATTAGCAATGCAGAGGTTGTAAACATAATCAGGGACACTGTCAAAGAGCCTGTGATGTGCTCCAAGAGACTGGCTACAGAAGCTGCAGAGCGTGGCAGCAAAGACAACATCACCGTAATTGT